A part of Dasypus novemcinctus isolate mDasNov1 chromosome 7, mDasNov1.1.hap2, whole genome shotgun sequence genomic DNA contains:
- the GBX2 gene encoding homeobox protein GBX-2, producing MSAAFPPSLMMMQRPLGSSTAFSIDSLIGSPPQPSPGHFVYTGYPMFMPYRPVVLPPPPPPPPALPQAALQPALPPAHPHHQIPSLPTGFCSSLAQGMALTSTLMATLPGGFSASPQHQEAAAARKFAPQPLPGGGNFDKAEALQADAEDGKGFLAKEGSLLAFSAAEAVQASLVGAVRGQGKDESKVEDDPKGKEESFSLESDLDYSSDDNLTGQAAHKEEDPSHALEEPPPSGAAAGSTTSTGKNRRRRTAFTSEQLLELEKEFHCKKYLSLTERSQIAHALKLSEVQVKIWFQNRRAKWKRVKAGNANSKTGEPSRNPKIVVPIPVHVSRFAIRSQHQQLEQARP from the exons ATGAGCGCAGCGTTCCCGCCGTCGCTGATGATGATGCAGCGCCCGCTGGGGAGTAGCACCGCCTTCAGCATAGACTCGCTGATCGGCAGCCCGCCGCAGCCCAGCCCCGGCCACTTCGTCTACACCGGCTACCCCATGTTCATGCCCTACCGGCCGGTggtgctgccgccgccgccgccgccgccgcccgcgctgcCCCAGGCCGCGCTGCAGCCCGCGCTGCCGCCCGCGCACCCTCACCACCAGATCCCCAGCCTGCCCACCGGCTTCTGCTCCAGCCTGGCGCAGGGCATGGCGCTCACCTCCACGCTCATGGCCACGCTGCCCGGCGGCTTCTCCGCATCGCCACAGCACCAGGAGGCGGCGGCCGCCCGCAAGTTCGCGCCGCAGCCGCTGCCCGGCGGCGGCAACTTCGACAAGGCGGAGGCGCTGCAGGCCGACGCGGAGGACGGCAAGGGCTTCCTGGCCAAGGAGGGCTCGCTGCTCGCCTTCTCGGCGGCGGAGGCGGTGCAGGCGTCGCTCG TCGGGGCTGTCAGAGGGCAAGGGAAAGACGAGTCAAAGGTGGAAGACGACCCGAAGGGCAAGGAGGAGAGCTTCTCGCTGGAGAGCGATCTGGACTACAGCTCGGATGACAATCTGACCGGCCAGGCGGCTCATAAGGAGGAAGACCCGAGCCACGCGCTCGAGGAGCCCCCGCCGAGCGGCGCCGCCGCGGGCAGCACCACGTCCACGGGCAAGAACCGGCGGCGGCGGACTGCCTTCACCAGCGAGCAGCTGCTGGAGCTGGAGAAGGAGTTCCACTGCAAAAAGTACCTCTCGCTGACCGAGCGCTCACAGATCGCCCACGCCCTCAAACTCAGCGAGGTGCAGGTGAAAATCTGGTTCCAGAACCGCAGGGCCAAGTGGAAACGGGTGAAGGCCGGCAATGCCAACTCCAAGACGGGGGAGCCCTCCCGGAACCCCAAGATCGTCGTCCCCATCCCCGTCCATGTCAGCAGGTTCGCTATTAGAAGTCAACACCAGCAGCTGGAGCAGGCCCGGCCCTGA